Proteins encoded in a region of the Planococcus citri chromosome 1, ihPlaCitr1.1, whole genome shotgun sequence genome:
- the cyst gene encoding rho guanine nucleotide exchange factor 18 isoform X2, which produces MNTAISPMNTSVPTISVTPHTSATISITPVNKQYSVLEENLKQLHDIVEVVQHMKDVNVGALSVNSQILKIGEQCIRLSCSCPSLNELSSDADGVGNSVTSSPSHADLSVSFSTPYISVSSSGLHLKQNSVDWKSSGKIISSLNSGEILRRRSWAALEDLSTQRELDRKIGKQRSVSLSSLESDVEDIFFDNGSCSNLPSTVTTPTNRKSSVGRVVRSNRYSTTNGGTATGNVSTHSLNEADLQSDFNKIRLKREEEVRLLQARLPLQKSVSTPSILAIAARDPSSSYIISNERAITTTNNAVNKTTCYMLSAQRPSGTESETEEEMVSLLDDTRLRHFPYPDEVVTSTAFDGFLREKTCADGSASGNNYSYDDRREKRRKRGSLFFRKKKDKAKKSNGTHSWISVTHGNLSSVGLCDWCSKPVETKHALHCEGCLATVHQALCFEHISGTECPQKMKHSKVSGKNSGQQSQTSKTTNKKNSNVSSIASSSQGNSPIINEEKEDAYFIKNQHNEDHIISYNEEAPLVVLEFLDEGHISANDLDTEPFLGLQDEEPDTWAPSVSKDILKKLKEKEIKRQEHIYEFILTEKHHCLTLIVMQKIFVDGLRKYFNLGANLHRMFPRLAELTEIHLKFLRNLRKKQRDAVVVDSISDILLEQFSGSAAEQLKAVYGEFCSRHRDAVDIYKYYLQHDARFAEFVKYCQNNPLLKKKGIPECILFVTQRLTKYPLLIEPLIKTSKENKVEVDKLTGALTYIKDILTEVNSRVAEKEKEDRKLEIYNKIEAKSSTQYRGSIFKKSDILSNNRKLRFEGEAHLMQGPTKKQSVHVIVLSDILLFLNENNNKFSFFAPDQKPGVIGLQKLLVREKAGTDSKSIYLISSNPANPEMFELKIIRPKEQKVWIESIRKAVQNCVDDEQQMEDNRSCIPSEEMQRRAHISQLHVHQIVGNLRQKDVEQALIYEEKIALLLKLLAAAGVDIGMERPSYCHLVSEHIDNDTIRREVYNTIQKVNQLTSSLYISGTNLSRSASSVGERQSNAYVSPILPKRAETFGGFDNAAACKGFIAGVGRKFSQQFQKKVSNDVYHDSKTHSPSLPSSPVSTPELLSRKLAPNSTGNSNKSIADCGKNTITPPNITVSPLLQQDSRQLSASSSQQELPTLLQFDIEQQSAIVQLTSHIFTLASIIDQQMSSIDSLEAQLAFCRHELSHPSNEKDRRPIYKHNQQLEELRNLQDRLTHEKEQWQREKENEQRELEEKRKKLEEKEEKIKKDKIDIAQQRDQLYEKLQILSMNAQGVVMDANTPLLISPSAPLPPSGSPSNSTLLHNIPLPLQSLPVSSSTTTSMPSTTSPKDGTYKRRTDSVRRNQTPTSTSNLLPSNLFSATNEQKAAQQGNLQVKQKLPLKLAKLGSGSTVNGNNTSSTSASSTVTSPSISGGKSHQQILPWKLRESNPSTTNVIPSATEVRRVCGVSGYERLVSADAPSASSSASPSHSRTGSSPAMMQNIRVSSPSSTDNKDPAKAERTNTYPKIPEKYRISLGSSTSGTDTVSKTKPSSAEEEKVIFF; this is translated from the exons ATGAATACAGCAATATCACCTATGAATACCTCTGTTCCTACTATTAGTGTTACTCCCCATACCTCCGCAACTATCAGTATTACTCCTGTAAATAAACAGTATTCGGTTTTAG AGGAAAACCTTAAGCAATTGCATGATATCGTTGAAGTAGTTCAACACATGAAAGATGTCAACGTTGGTGCTTTATCGGTTAATAGTCAG attttgaaaatcggtGAGCAATGTATAAGGCTGAGTTGTTCCTGCCCTTCCTTAAATGAATTAAGCTCTGATGCAGATGGTGTAGGTAACAGTGTTACTTCGTCACCTTCTCACGCGGATTTATCGGTGTCATTTAGTACGCCTTATATTTCTGTATCTTCTTCGGGATTGCATTTAAAGCAAA ACTCGGTAGATTGGAAAAGCAGTGGTAAAATTATTAGTTCGTTGAATAGTGGCGAAATATTACGACGAAGAAGTTGGGCGGCTTTGGAAGATTTATCAACTCAAAGAGAGCTGGATCGCAAAATAGGAAAGCAAAGAAG tgTGAGTTTAAGCAGTTTGGAATCCGATGTCGAAGACATATTCTTCGATAACGGTAGCTGCAGTAACTTACCGTCCACTGTAACGACGCCCACTAATCGAAAATCAAGTGTTGGCCGAGTTGTTCGATCTAATCGATATAGTACTACTAACGGAGGAACTGCTACCGGAAATGTATCAACTCATTCTCTTAATGAAGCCGATTTACAA agcgattttaataaaatacgtTTGAAACGAGAAGAAGAAGTTCGTCTTTTACAAGCTCGATTGCCTCTACAAAAATCAGTATCTACGCCATCGATATTAGCAATAGCTGCACGAGACCCTTCATCTTCTTACATCATATCGAATGAACGAGCCATTACCACTACGAATAATGCAGTCAATAAGACTACTTGTTATATGTTATCAGC TCAAAGACCAAGCGGCACCGAAAGCGAAACTGAAGAAGAAATGGTTTCATTGCTGGACGATACAAGACTGCGTCATTTTCCATATCCCGACGAAGTGGTCACAAGTACTGCTTTTGATGGCTTTTTACGAGA GAAAACATGTGCAGATGGTAGCGCGAGTGGTAATAATTATTCGTACGATGATAGACGTGAAAAAAGAAGGAAACGAGGGAGTCTATTTTTCCGTAAGAAAAAG GATAAAGCCAAGAAATCAAACGGAACTCACAGTTGGATTTCAGTTACTCACGGTAACCTGAGCTCCGTTGGATTGTGTGATTGGTGTTCGAAACCAGTCGAAACAAAACACGCTTTGCATTGCGAAG GTTGTTTAGCTACTGTTCACCAGGCTCTATGCTTCGAGCATATTTCTGGCACAGAATGTCCGcagaaaatgaaacattctAAA GtatctggaaaaaattcaggCCAACAGTCGCAAACGAGTAAGACAACGAACAAGAAAAACAGCAACGTATCTTCGATTGCAAGTTCCTCGCAAGGAAATAG TCCTATTATCaatgaagaaaaagaagatgcgtatttcattaaaaatcagcATAATGAAGATCACAtcattag ttacAACGAAGAAGCCCCCTTGGTAGTTCTGGAATTTTTAGATGAAG GCCATATTAGCGCGAACGACTTGGACACCGAACCTTTTCTCGGATTACAAGATGAAGAGCCGGATACTTGGGCTCCTTCCGTTAGCAAGGAT ATTTTGAAGAAActtaaagaaaaagaaatcaaacgACAAGAACATATATACGAGTTCATATTAACGGAAAAACATCATTGTCTTACTCTAATCGTCATGCAAAAg ATTTTCGTCGACGGTTTAAGAAAGTATTTCAACCTCGGTGCAAATCTTCATCGAATGTTTCCACGCCTCGCAGAACTAACCGAaatacacttgaaatttttacgaaatctACGCAAGAAGCAGAGAGACGCCGTTGTTGTGGATTCCATTAGCGATATTTTACTAGAACAATTTTCCGGATCCGCTGCCGAACAGTTGAAAGCTGTTTATGGCGAATTCTGCTCGCGACATAGAGATGCCGTAGATATTTACAAGTATTATTTACAACACGATGCCAGATTCGCCGAATTCGTGAAGTATTGTCAA AATAATCCCTTGCTGAAGAAGAAAGGTATACCTGAATGTATTTTATTCGTAACGCAAAGATTGACGAAGTATCCATTACTTATTGAACCATTGATCAAAACATCCAAAGAAAATAAAGTTGAAGTAGACAAGTTAACCGGAGCGTTGACGTATATCAAG GATATATTAACCGAAGTTAATTCTCGAGtagctgaaaaagaaaaagaagataGGAAATTGGAAATCTATAACAAAATTGAAGCGAAATCCTCCACGCAATATCGtggaagtattttcaaaaaatccgatATCCTATCAAATAATCGGAAATTGAG ATTCGAAGGTGAAGCGCATTTGATGCAAGGTCCTACCAAAAAGCAGTCAGTTCATGTAATCGTATTGTCggatatattattatttttaaacgaaaataataataagtttTCCTTTTTCGCCCCCGATCAAAAG CCTGGTGTAATtggtcttcaaaaattactcgtacgcGAAAAAGCAGGCACTGACTCGAAAAGCATTTACTTAATATCCTCCAATCCCGCAAACCCAGAAATGttcgaattgaaaatcatcAGGCCTAAGGAACAAAAAGTATGGATCGAGTCGATCCGAAAAGCTGTACAGAATTGCGTGGATGATGAACAACAAATGGAGGATAATAGGAGTTGCATACCCAGCGAAGAAATGCAGAGACGTGCTCATATTTCGCAACTGCATGTGCATCAGATTGTCG GTAACCTGCGCCAAAAGGACGTCGAACAGGCGTTAATTTACGAAGAGAAAATAGCtttattgttgaaattattgGCAGCTGCCGGCGTGGATATCGGTATGGAACGACCTTCCTATTGTCATTTGGTATCCGAGCATATAGACAACGACACTATACGCAGAGAAGTGTACAATACCATTCAA AAAGTCAATCAGCTTACCAGTTCGTTGTACATATCGGGAACAAATTTATCGCGTAGTGCCAGTTCGGTCGGTGAAAGACAGAGTAACGCGTATGTTTCacccattttaccaaaaagagCGGAAACTTTCGGCGGGTTTGATAATGCTGCCGCGTGTAAAG gcTTCATCGCCGGAGTAGGTAGGAAATTTTCGCAACAGTTCCAAAAGAAAGTATCAAACGACGTGTATCACGATTCCAAAACACATTCACCGTCTTTACCTTCGAGTCCTGTCAGCACCCCTGAACTACTTTCGCGAAAATTGGCTCCCAACTCGACCGGAAATAGCAATAAATCTATAGCG GATTGCGGCAAAAATACGATAACGCCGCCCAATATTACAGTATCGCCTCTATTGCAACAAGATTCGAGGCAGCTGAGCGCGTCATCGTCGCAGCAAGAACTGCCAACTTTATTACAGTTTGATATCGAACAACAGTCAGCCATCGTGCAGCTTACCAGCCATATCTTTACTCTGGCTTCAATAATCGATCAACAAATGTCTTCCATCGACAG CCTCGAAGCGCAGCTTGCCTTCTGCAGACATGAATTGAGTCATCCGAGTAACGAGAAAGATAGAAGACCTATTTATAAGCATAATCAACAATTAGAAGAGTTGAGAAACTTGCAAGATAGATTAACTCATGAAAAAGAACAATGGCAACGCGAAAAAGAAAACGAACAAAGAGAATtggaagaaaaaaggaaaaaactggaAGAAAAAGAA gaaaaaattaaaaaagacaAGATCGATATCGCCCAACAGAGGGATCAGTTATACGAAAAATTACAGATATTGAGCATGAACGCTCAAGGTGTAGTAATGGACGCAAACACACCGTTATTAATATCACCATCGGCGCCTTTGCCACCTTCTGGATCTCCTTCGAATTCCACTTTACTGCACAATATCCCATTGCCATTACAATCGCTACCCGTTTCATCGTCGACGACTACATCGATGCCATCTACGACATCGCCTAAAGATGGCACCTATAAACGTCGTACTGATTCAGTTCGTCGGAACCAGACACCTACTTCGACGTCGAATCTTCTACCTTCTAATTTATTCAGCGCAACCAACGAACAAAAA GCAGCGCAGCAGGGTAATCTACAAGTTAAGCAAAAGTTACCGTTAAAATTGGCTAAATTAGGAAGCGGTTCGACAGTGAATGGAAATAACACCTCGAGTACCTCCGCTTCTTCAACCGTTACGTCGCCTTCTATTTCTGGTGGCAAATCGCACCAGCAGATATTACCTTGGAAGCTACGAGAATCGAATCCGTCCACAACGAATGTAATACCCAGTGCAACGGAGGTCAGACGCGTTTGCGGAGTCAGTGGATACGAACGATTAGTATCTGCAGATGCGCCGTCCGCCTCATCATCTGCGTCACCGTCACATTCCAGAACCGGGTCTAGTCCGGCGATGATGCAAAATATTCga GTATCTTCGCCTTCGAGCACAGACAATAAAGACCCGGCCAAAGCTGAGCGAACCAATACGTATCCGAAAATTCCCGAAAAATACCGCATATCGTTAGGGTCATCGACTTCGGGCACCGATACGGTTTCTAAAACTAAACCTTCTTCGGCGGAAGaagaaaaagtaatatttttctaa